The DNA window GAATGACCACTTCTTCGAGAAGATTGAACAATGAAACCGCGCCGGCGCCGTTTCTCGAATCGCGGCGCGCCTGGAGAAAATAGCGGTAAACATCGCCGATGCCGGCGGAGGAAAAATAGGAACGGTCGCCCTGCGTGACGAAATTGATTTGATTGTAGAGATCGAACAGATCGTTGTTGATCGGCGTGGCCGTCAGCAAAATGATTTTCTTGCGGCCGCCGTCCCGTCCCTTGCCAGCGTTGAGCGCCACAATCCGTTCGAGATTTTCATAGCGCTGCGCGGATTTGTTGCGAAAGTTGTGCGACTCGTCCACCAAAATCAAGTCGGTGTCGCCATAAGGCTCCGCCGAAAAATCTTTTTGGCCCAGTTCCTCCTGCGAAATAATCGTTGCCGCAATGGTAGCTTCCTTCAGCTCGTGTATCCACATTGGCCGCAGCGAGGCCGGACACACCACCAGCGCCTTCATGCGCTGATGATAGGCAAAATCCTCCAGAAGTTTTTTGCCGATCCAGGTTTTGCCCAAGCCGACGGAATCCGCGATCATCACGCCGTCGTAGCGGCTGAGAATTTTCCTCGCCTTTTTCACCGCATCTTCCTGGAACTCGCTCAACTCGACCGCGGACCTGGTCGCCGCCAATTCCGTGGCCTCGAGATCGTCTTTGAAATACTCGAAGAGCGCCTTCATGTAAACTTGATACGGCGTGTATTCCTTTTTGCCGAACTTGGAAGCATCCAAAATTTCAATGAGCGGCTCTTTAAAATCGTTTGCCTCGCCCCATTCGCGCTCGAACCACTCCACCAATTGCATGATGGCGCGCGCCCCGATTTCACTTTTCAGCAACTGGCGGTCGCGTTCTGTGATGGTTGCAGTCGCTGGAGCTTCCATTGGCAGGCCGACGATCTGCGCCGCCGCCGGATCATTGGCCTCTTCCGGCTCCAATAAAATCCGATGGCAGAGATTAAGCTCGCGATTGCTGGTCAATCCCGGACGGGTGAAATTGCTGGAGCCGACGATACCGATGAGCGGCTGAAAACGCTCGAAGAGAAAACCTTGCCCGCCTGGCCGGTCACTATATAGCAGATAGCACTTGGCGTGCAAAAAGCCCTTGCTCACCAACCGGACTTGAATCGGCGATTTTCGCAAAAAACGAATCAGCTCTTCAACCAGCGTCATCATTTTTTGATTGAATTCTTCCTCCGCCAGCTCGCGGCTGAGCAGCTTGGGCAAGGCGCGCTCTTCCGGCCGCACGCCGATTTGCAAGCCGCCGGTCGGCTCCAATCCCAGCAGCAGGCGAAAACTGCCCAAGCGTTGCAGGTTTTCCCGCAACAGCTCAAAGCCTTTCACCGAGAAAAAGGCGCTGGCGATATCGAGAGAACGTCCGGAATGGGCCGCGAGCAATTCATTGAGCACCTCGGCCAGCGTGTGGGTTTGGTTGTCGATGACGTAAGGAATTTTCATTTGCCTATCGCCTTTTTGAGCAGTTCAAGCGAAGTATTCCACGCGTCCGCAAATGCTGCTTTCATGGTTGCCGGAATGAGATATTCCAGGTTGGTTCGCCAATTCGCTTCGTACTCCGCTTGGCGTTTTATAACCTTGTCGAAATCGATTTCCGCAGGAATGATTCCCTTGACGCGACACTTTTCCGGAAATGCGCCGATGGCTTTCTTAACATCTGTCTTGGTTTTTGAGAGATGGTAAATGTCATAAACATCGCGAGCGATAGCATGTTTCCGCTGGCCGGAAAACGCGCGCAGCTTTTCCGACAAAATTTCTTCCAGCGCGTAAACACGGAGAGTCGCTGCCGGCAAACTCCCTTTATCCGAATATTCATGCATAACCGGCAATTCCTTGAGCGGAAAAACCAAACGTTCATCCCGATTCAAATGAACCTTGAGCGCAGCAGGCGTACCGCCGTAATTCCACGGGCCGCGATAATAAATTTTGGCTTCATAGGCTTCCTTTCCGTAATCGTCATTCACAACCTCCACCACGAG is part of the Cytophagia bacterium CHB2 genome and encodes:
- a CDS encoding helicase; its protein translation is MKIPYVIDNQTHTLAEVLNELLAAHSGRSLDIASAFFSVKGFELLRENLQRLGSFRLLLGLEPTGGLQIGVRPEERALPKLLSRELAEEEFNQKMMTLVEELIRFLRKSPIQVRLVSKGFLHAKCYLLYSDRPGGQGFLFERFQPLIGIVGSSNFTRPGLTSNRELNLCHRILLEPEEANDPAAAQIVGLPMEAPATATITERDRQLLKSEIGARAIMQLVEWFEREWGEANDFKEPLIEILDASKFGKKEYTPYQVYMKALFEYFKDDLEATELAATRSAVELSEFQEDAVKKARKILSRYDGVMIADSVGLGKTWIGKKLLEDFAYHQRMKALVVCPASLRPMWIHELKEATIAATIISQEELGQKDFSAEPYGDTDLILVDESHNFRNKSAQRYENLERIVALNAGKGRDGGRKKIILLTATPINNDLFDLYNQINFVTQGDRSYFSSAGIGDVYRYFLQARRDSRNGAGAVSLFNLLEEVVI
- a CDS encoding nucleotidyl transferase AbiEii/AbiGii toxin family protein; this encodes MVAVEEIKRFAAAIGVDPPVVDHDYVLGCYLHFLSVQPEAQASWIFKGGTSLRKCYFAGYRFSEDLDFTARRKLVMTEVRHIIHAASVAMQNETGIRTNEIDLVVEVVNDDYGKEAYEAKIYYRGPWNYGGTPAALKVHLNRDERLVFPLKELPVMHEYSDKGSLPAATLRVYALEEILSEKLRAFSGQRKHAIARDVYDIYHLSKTKTDVKKAIGAFPEKCRVKGIIPAEIDFDKVIKRQAEYEANWRTNLEYLIPATMKAAFADAWNTSLELLKKAIGK